CGGCTATCGGCTGACCCGGTCGCCGTTCGAATTGTCCCCTGCCGTGGCCGGATTCGTCTTCCTGCTGTATCTCGCGGGCACGGTCACCGCGACGCTGGCCGGACGCTGGGTGAATCGACTCGGCCGCATCCGGGTGCTGGCGATCTCCGTGTCCACCATGTGCGCCGGCGTGCTGATCACCCTGCCGGACTGCCTGCCGGTCGTGATCCTCGGCGTCCTGCTGTGTACCGCAGGGTTTTTCGGTGCGCACACGGTCGCCGGCGCCTGGGTCGGGACGGCCGCGATCGGTAATCGCGCCGCCGCCAGTTCGCTGTACCTGTTCTGCTACTACGCGGGCAGTTCCGTGGTCGGCCTCCTCGCGGGGTGGGTGTTCGGCCGCTACGGCTGGGCCGGCCTGACCGGATATGTCGTGGCGCTCACCGGCGTCGCGGCGGCCCTGATCGCGATCGCGGCGGCCACACAGCGCGCCGGCCGGTGATCCGTCCGTGCGCGTCGCCGGATCCTCACTTCACGCAGGGCACCTTGCTGGATTCCATCGAGGACAGATCGGTCGGGGCCGGTGAGTTGGTGCCGGTCGCGGTGGCCGAGACCGGCGCGGGCGGCGGGGTCGTGGTGGTCGGGGTGGCGCCGGAGGTGACGTCGTCGGGCACGCTCGCGGCCAGGGCGGAGATCGTGGCGTTGTTGACGGCATCGGCGCCGATGGTGACGACGACGGTGTGCGAATCCACCGCGGACGATTTGGTCGCGCTGAGCCCCAGCTGATCCGCGAGCGCCGAGGCCGCGGAATCCGCCCCGGTGCCGTAGGTGATCGTGGTGGTGTTGCGGGAACTGCCGCTGATCGCGTCGCCGGCGGTGAATCCCCGATTCACCAGTGCCAGTTCGACTTTGCGGGCCAGGCCGTTCTGGTCGGAACCGTTGACCACGTTCACCGTGACCCCCGTCGCCGCCGGGATCGGCACGGTGACGGTGGCGGTCCCGGACGCCGTACTGCTGCTCGGCGCGGAGCCGGACGGCGAGAGCAGTTCGCGGACCGTGGCCCGGATCGTCGGGATGTCGACGATGTTGACGTCCTCGCCGAGATCGTCCTGACCGAAATCGACCACCGGCAGCGTGAACAGCGACATACCGCCGGACATCATGGTCGAGGCGCGCTGAGCGAACTGCATCGGATCCAGCCCGCTGTCGATGGCGATGTTCTGTTTCGCGATATCGAGCAGGCTGCGCAGTTTGCCGAGGTTGGTGAGGGTGCCGCTGTCCTGCAACTGCCGGGCCAGCGAGACGATGAACGCCTGCTGCCGCCGGGTGCGGTCCATATCGGTGAAGTTCAGATCCGGATCCGGGTCGCGGCGCTGCCGGACGAAGGCCATGGCCTGCTCGGCGTTGATCTGCTGCTCGCCCTTGTGGAAATCGGCGCCGGAGAAGAATTTGTCCGAGGTGTTCTCGTTGAGGCACACCGTGATCGGCTGCACCGCCTGCGCGATCTGGAAGAACGCGACGAGGGTCACCTCGACGAAGTGGTCGATCGGCACGCCGCCGAGAAAGGTTCGTACCGTGGCGATCTCGGCCTTGCGGCCGGCGTCGCGGGAGCGCTGCTCGAGTTCGACGGGATCCTTGACCGTCGAGGTCAGTTTGTCCTTCGTCGCCTGATAGGCCAGGCCGTAGGCCTGTTTGACCTTGCCCTTGCAGGTGGATCCGCCGCAGGCGGCCGGATCCAGCGGGACGTAGTCGTCGCGCGGGATCGAGATCGCGGTCGATTTGGAGCCGTCGCCCGGAATGTGCATGAGGATCAGCACATTCGAGTTGTAACCGCCCTCGCTGTCGTCGCCGGCGTGCAGTGCGTCGTACATGTCCTGCGGCAACGGATTTCCGTGCTCGTCGAGGCGGCTGTCCAGGCCCATGACGAGGATGTTCTGGTCCGCGCCGGCGGATTTCGGGCCGTCGTCGAGCGCCTGCGAGGTCGTCACCCCGGACAGCGCCGAATGATAGGTGTGCCACACCGCCCCGGTACCGACCAGGACCAGCACGGCGGCCAGGGCGACCACGGACCTGCCCGCCACCAGTGCGGGTGAGGTGCGACGGCGGGGTGGCCGGCGCGGGCGGCGGGGTGCGGTGTACGGCCGGATCGGGACGGTCGCCGGATCGACCGGGTCCGTCTGTCTTCGCGGATACTCACCTACGCGCGCCATACAGACCGAATATAGGGATCGATGCCCGCCGGTGCCGAGCCGGTGGTGCTGTCTCACATGCGCCACCCGCCCGGGAACTACTTGACGCAGGGTATGCCACCGGCATCCATGCTGGACAGATCGGTCACCGCGGGCGCCGCGACACCGGGCGCGGTGGCGGACACCAGCGGCGGCGCGGCAGGGGTGGTGACCGGCGCGGATGCGGTGCTGCCGGGTGCGGTGGCCGCGGGCCCCGGCCCGGCGGTTCCGGGCGGTCCGGCGGCGAGGGCCGACGACCAGGACGGGTCGCCGGTGGGATCGATCAAATTGTGCACGATGGTGCGGATCCCGGCCGGATCGACCATGTTGACGTCCTCACCCGCGGTGGTGGTGGCGAACTCCTTGATCGGCAGGGTGTACAGCGTCAGCCCGCCGGACATGAGATCCGAAGCCTGCGAGGCGAATTGCGGCAGATCGAGGCCGACGTCGACCGCGAGGTTCCGCTCGGCGACCGACAGCAGGCCCGATACCGTGCCCAGATCGGTGAGCGTGCCGTCGTCCTGGAGTTTGCGGGCCACGGAGACGATGAAGGCCTGCTGCCGCCGGGTCCGGTCCAGATCGGTGAAGTCCAGGTTCGGATGCGGGTCGCGGCGCTGCCGCACGAAGGCCATCGCCTGCGCGGCGTCGATCTGCTGGACACCGCGGCGGAAATCGGCCCCGGAATAGTAGGGATCGGCGGTGTTCTCGTTGAGGCACACCGTGATCGGCTGCACCATGCCGGCGATCTGGAAGAACGCGACGAGGGTCACCTCGACGAAGTGGTCGATCGGCACGCCGCCGAGAAAGGCCCGGACCGTGGCGATCTCGGCCTTGCGGCCGGCGTCGCGGGAGCGCTGCTCCAGATCGACGGGGTCGGTCACCGTGCTCGCGAATGCCGATTTGGCGCGCGCGTAGGCGAAACCGTAGGCCTGCTTGATCTTTCCCTTGCAGGCGGCCGCGGCACAGGCGGCGGGGTCCAGTGCGACGTAGTCGTCGCGCGGGATCGAGATCGCGGTGGCCCGCGAGCCGTCACCCGGAATGTGCAGCAGGATGAGCACATTCGCATTGTGGCCGCCGACGGAATCGTCACCGGCGTGCAGCGCGTCGTACATGTCCTGCGGCAACGGTTTTCCGTGCTCGTCCAGCCGGCTGTCCAGGCCCATCACGAGGATGTTGCGGTCCGCGCCGGGCGATCGCGGGGTGTCGTGCAGCGCCTCGGAAACGATGACATCGGCCACGGCGGTGTGATAACTTCGCCACGCCCAGCCGGTTCCGGCGAGGATCGCGAGCGCGACCAGCGCGGCGAGCAGCCGCACCCCGATCCGACCGGCGACGACGTATCGGTGCCGGGCCGACCGGGGCGACGGTACGCCGTCACCCTCCGAGTCCGGCTGTGCGACACCGGGCTCTGCTGTGGCCGAACGCCGCCGACCGATCCTCATACGATTCATGGTAGGGACGAATCGGACATCGCGCCGAACGCTGTGTGCCCCGTCACCACCGGACCCCGGGCCGTATGGACCGTTCCCGCCACTGGAACTACCTCTACCGCGCGAGTACAGTCTCGCCGATCGACTCGCAACCTATCGGGGGTTCACAATGCTCATCTGGGGCTGGCGCCGTAGCGTCACGCAACTGGCCATGATCACTCTGGTGTGCGGCAACTGCCACAATCCGGCGGCGCACACGCTTCGCAAGGTCGTCACCTGGTTCACCCTGTTCTTCATTCCGCTGATCCCGCTCAGCACCAAGCACACCCTGCAGTGCACCTTCTGCGGCGCGCCGTCGGATGTCCCGAAGGATCGGGTGCCGGAGATGCTCGCGCTGGCGCAGGGCGTGCCGCCGCAGCAGCAGCCGCCGCAGCCGTACCAGCAGCCGTGGGGCGCACCGGCTCCGGCGATGGCGCAGCCGAATCAGCAACTCCAGCAGTCGATGCCCCACCAGCAGCAGCCCCAGCAGCCGTACCAGCAGCCGGGCTACCCGCAGCAGCAGCAGACCTACCGGCAGCAGCAACCGCCGTATCCGTACCCGCAGCGCTGAGCACCGTCCGAGCGGGCGACACCTACCAGCGGGCCGTCAGCGCGCCGAGCGCGCCGAGGGCGACCGCGGCCGCCGTGGAGGTGCGCAGGACGGTCGGGCCCAGCAGGACCGCCTGCGCGCCCGCGTCGGTGAAGGCGGCGATCTCGGCATCGTCGAGGCCGCCTTCGGGGCCCACGATCAGCACGATGCCGGACGCCGCGGCCAGCGGTAGTTCGGTGAAGCGGCCCGCACCGGATTCGTGCAGGGCGGCGGCCGTACCGCCGCCCGCCACCGTCGTCCGGATCAGTTCCACGACATCCGCGGTGCGGTGCAGTTCGGCCACCTCCGGGATGTAGGCGCGGCGGGATTGCCGGGCGGCCGCACGCGCGGCGGCCCGCCATTTCTCGACACCCTTGTCCGCCTTGCGTTCCCAGCTGGCGACGCAGCGCGCGGCCTGCCACGGCACGATCACGTCGGCGCCGGCCTCGGTCATGAGTTCCACGGCCAGTTCCGAGCGGTCCGACTTCGGCAGGGCCTGCACGATCGTCACCGGTGGTGTGACCGGTTCGGCGACAACGCGATTCAGCACCAGCAGGTCCAGCCGGTCCTTACCGGTGGCGATCACCTCGGAGTCGGCGAGCAGACCCGCGCCGTCGGACAGCGTGATCGGCTCGCCGATCCGGATGCGCCGCACGGTGGCCGCGTGCCGGCCCTCCGGACCGGCCAGCACCGCGACCCCGCCCGGCGCCGGAATCTCGTCGAGATAGAAAACCGTTGCGGCCACGGATGTTTCAGCGGCCGCTGAAGGATGCCCGCAGGCGCGCGAACAGGCCGCTGTTGTGCTCCGAACCGGCCGTCAGCACCTCGGAGCGCTCACCGTTGCGCAGCGCCTTGTACTTGCGCAGCAGGTCGACCTGTTTGGCGTCGAGCTTGGCCGGGACCACGATGTCGAGGTGGGCCAGCAGGTCGCCGCGCGAGGTGGAGCGCAGTTTCGGCATGCCGTGGCCGCGCAGTACCGACACCTCGCCCGGCTGGGTGCCCGGCGGGATGGTCAGCTCGGTGGGGCCGTCGAGGATGGTGTCGACCACGACGGTGGTGCCGAGCGCGGCGTCGACCATCGGAACCCGGACGGTGCAGTGCAGGTCGTCGCCGTCGCGGACGAAGGTGTCGTGCGGCTGCTCGACGATCTCGACGTACAGATCGCCGGCGGGACCGCCGCCGGGGCCGACCTCACCCTGTGCGGCCAGCCGCACCCGCATGCCGTTGGCGACACCGGCCGGGATCGGCGCGGCGATCTCGCGGCGGGCCCGCACCCGGCCGTCGCCGCCGCACTTGCGGCAGGGATCCGGAATCGTCTCGCCCGCACCGCGACAGGTGGGACACGGCCGGGAGGTCATCACCTGGCCGAGGAAGGAACGCTGCACCGTCTGCACCTCGCCGGCGCCGCCACAGGTCTCGCAGCGCACCGGCTTGGAGTTGCCGTTGGTGCCCGCCCCCTGGCACACATCGCACAGTACGGCGGTGTCGACGGTCAGGTGCTTGGTGACGCCGACGGCGCATTCGGCCAGCGAGAGCCGGGTGCGCAGCAGCGAATCCGCGCCCGGCTGCACCCGGCCGCGCGGCTTGCCCCGCGGGGTTCCCCCGGTGTTCATGCCGCCGAAGAACGCCTCGAACACGTCGCCGAGGCCGCCGAATCCGGCGCCGCTGAATCCACCGGCCGTGGCGGCGCCGAGCGGATCGCCGCCCATGTCGACGATGCGCCGCTT
This DNA window, taken from Nocardia sp. BMG111209, encodes the following:
- a CDS encoding LCP family protein, which translates into the protein MARVGEYPRRQTDPVDPATVPIRPYTAPRRPRRPPRRRTSPALVAGRSVVALAAVLVLVGTGAVWHTYHSALSGVTTSQALDDGPKSAGADQNILVMGLDSRLDEHGNPLPQDMYDALHAGDDSEGGYNSNVLILMHIPGDGSKSTAISIPRDDYVPLDPAACGGSTCKGKVKQAYGLAYQATKDKLTSTVKDPVELEQRSRDAGRKAEIATVRTFLGGVPIDHFVEVTLVAFFQIAQAVQPITVCLNENTSDKFFSGADFHKGEQQINAEQAMAFVRQRRDPDPDLNFTDMDRTRRQQAFIVSLARQLQDSGTLTNLGKLRSLLDIAKQNIAIDSGLDPMQFAQRASTMMSGGMSLFTLPVVDFGQDDLGEDVNIVDIPTIRATVRELLSPSGSAPSSSTASGTATVTVPIPAATGVTVNVVNGSDQNGLARKVELALVNRGFTAGDAISGSSRNTTTITYGTGADSAASALADQLGLSATKSSAVDSHTVVVTIGADAVNNATISALAASVPDDVTSGATPTTTTPPPAPVSATATGTNSPAPTDLSSMESSKVPCVK
- a CDS encoding LCP family protein; its protein translation is MRIGRRRSATAEPGVAQPDSEGDGVPSPRSARHRYVVAGRIGVRLLAALVALAILAGTGWAWRSYHTAVADVIVSEALHDTPRSPGADRNILVMGLDSRLDEHGKPLPQDMYDALHAGDDSVGGHNANVLILLHIPGDGSRATAISIPRDDYVALDPAACAAAACKGKIKQAYGFAYARAKSAFASTVTDPVDLEQRSRDAGRKAEIATVRAFLGGVPIDHFVEVTLVAFFQIAGMVQPITVCLNENTADPYYSGADFRRGVQQIDAAQAMAFVRQRRDPHPNLDFTDLDRTRRQQAFIVSVARKLQDDGTLTDLGTVSGLLSVAERNLAVDVGLDLPQFASQASDLMSGGLTLYTLPIKEFATTTAGEDVNMVDPAGIRTIVHNLIDPTGDPSWSSALAAGPPGTAGPGPAATAPGSTASAPVTTPAAPPLVSATAPGVAAPAVTDLSSMDAGGIPCVK
- a CDS encoding zinc-ribbon domain-containing protein, encoding MLIWGWRRSVTQLAMITLVCGNCHNPAAHTLRKVVTWFTLFFIPLIPLSTKHTLQCTFCGAPSDVPKDRVPEMLALAQGVPPQQQPPQPYQQPWGAPAPAMAQPNQQLQQSMPHQQQPQQPYQQPGYPQQQQTYRQQQPPYPYPQR
- a CDS encoding 16S rRNA (uracil(1498)-N(3))-methyltransferase produces the protein MAATVFYLDEIPAPGGVAVLAGPEGRHAATVRRIRIGEPITLSDGAGLLADSEVIATGKDRLDLLVLNRVVAEPVTPPVTIVQALPKSDRSELAVELMTEAGADVIVPWQAARCVASWERKADKGVEKWRAAARAAARQSRRAYIPEVAELHRTADVVELIRTTVAGGGTAAALHESGAGRFTELPLAAASGIVLIVGPEGGLDDAEIAAFTDAGAQAVLLGPTVLRTSTAAAVALGALGALTARW
- the dnaJ gene encoding molecular chaperone DnaJ — encoded protein: MARDYYGILGVGRTATDQEIKRAYRRLARELHPDVNPDPDAQEKFRDVSAAYEVLSDPEKRRIVDMGGDPLGAATAGGFSGAGFGGLGDVFEAFFGGMNTGGTPRGKPRGRVQPGADSLLRTRLSLAECAVGVTKHLTVDTAVLCDVCQGAGTNGNSKPVRCETCGGAGEVQTVQRSFLGQVMTSRPCPTCRGAGETIPDPCRKCGGDGRVRARREIAAPIPAGVANGMRVRLAAQGEVGPGGGPAGDLYVEIVEQPHDTFVRDGDDLHCTVRVPMVDAALGTTVVVDTILDGPTELTIPPGTQPGEVSVLRGHGMPKLRSTSRGDLLAHLDIVVPAKLDAKQVDLLRKYKALRNGERSEVLTAGSEHNSGLFARLRASFSGR